In one Suricata suricatta isolate VVHF042 chromosome 9, meerkat_22Aug2017_6uvM2_HiC, whole genome shotgun sequence genomic region, the following are encoded:
- the SAMD15 gene encoding sterile alpha motif domain-containing protein 15 isoform X2 produces the protein MCVMAEVPEYYDSGPDEEDLKYEDLKPPRSFKTAQDGEADTTAEVGSALPVQIDQVPQPESEEEGAPENVHLHLKPTSMSEEEIPKESEIDLPSKTDPGMSQEAQSETLKEMEELFMDSHVLMHDKEEPGLESPEEATLDLREDVLIESAEETDQELLKETKEASISETRLELLEETKLEALEDSLTAQYKETGLEPPEQTKPEFTSEKSRKSIEETDLQPPEITTPEIPKEAQRKSSREKRTEPSEQAKPEFPEGKPIETEESGLEPPEETKPKVPQEIQRKSTEEKETEPPEQSKPEFSKEKPRKSTEEAGPEPPEETKTEIPEEDQRKSTEEKQTEPPQQTKSEFLNQKPTKSNEETQRKSTEEKVLEPLEETKSEFSEEKSRKPIKETGLEPSEKTKPQVQEETLRKSTVKKVLEPLEDTKPSDQKDKQRKATEEIGPVPPEETKSEETVRESTEEKGLEPPEQTKPEFPKKESRKPTEETGQVLPQKTKPEVQEKTQTEEATEKDLELLDKAKVPLRRETYVGFSKEDRPEPVKSKHSVDKDQLEFSDNQTRKWSVEETKKAKRDSKFGSLTVSEVVSMSTSYEFSKKRNKLLEITDTSSDLYSNVSDSQRDLRESFGETVEDLYPELKELAHKDEEETPPKESTELQFEYLKWSPEKVAEWISKLGFPQYKECFTTNFISGRKLIHVNCSNLPQMGITDFEDMKERKLRPRKVKQLPQD, from the exons ATGTGCGTCATGGCTGAAGTCCCAGAGTATTACGATTCAGGCCCGGATGAGGAAGACCTGAAGTATGAAGACCTCAAACCGCCTAGGTCTTTTAAAACGGCTCAAGATGGCGAAGCTGACACCACCGCAGAGGTGGGCTCGGCGCTACCTGTACAGATTGACCAAGTGCCACAGCCAGAATCGGAGGAAGAGGGGGCGCCAGAAAATGTACACCTACACCTAAAACCCACCAGCATGTCCGAGGAAGAGATTCCCAAGGAGTCAGAGATAGACCTTCCTAGCAAGACTGATCCAGGGATGTCCCAGGAGGCACAGTCAGAGACACTCAAAGAGATGGAAGAGCTTTTCATGGATTCGCATGTCCTTATGCATGATAAGGAAGAGCCAGGCTTAGAGTCACCAGAGGAAGCCACACTAGATCTTAGAGAGGATGTACTCATAGAGTCAGCTGAGGAAACAGATCAGGAGCTGCTAAAGGAGACCAAAGAGGCCTCAATCAGTGAGACTAGGTTAGAGTTGCTAGAAGAGACCAAACTGGAAGCTTTGGAGGATTCACTTACAGCACAATATAAAGAAACAGGTCTAGAACCTCCAGAGCAGACCAAGCCTGAATTTACAAGTGAGAAGTCAAGAAAATCAATTGAAGAGACAGATCTACAGCCACCAGAAATTACCACACCAGAGATTCcaaaggaagcacagagaaagtCATCAAGGGAGAAAAGGACTGAGCCATCTGAGCAGGCAAAACCAGAATTTCCAGAAGGAAAACCAATAGAAACTGAAGAGTCAggtctagagcctccagaagagaCTAAACCAAAGGTTCCACAAGAGATACAAAGAAAATCAactgaggagaaagagacagagccacCTGAACAGTCTAAACCGGAGTTTTCAAAGGAGAAACCAAGAAAGTCTACTGAGGAGGCAGGTCCAGAGCCCCCAGAAGAGACTAAAACAGAGATTCCAGAGGAGGACCAAAGAAAATCAACTgaggagaaacagacagagccTCCTCAGCAGACTAAATCAGAGTTTCTAAACCAGAAACCAACTAAGTCTAATGAAGAGACACAAAGGAAATCAACTGAGGAGAAAGTTCTAGAGCCACTAGAAGAGACCAAATCagaattttctgaggaaaaatcaagaaaaccaatcAAGGAAACAGGTCTAGAACCTTCAGAAAAGACCAAGCCACAAGTTCAAGAAGAGACACTGAGAAAATCAACAGTGAAGAAAGTTTTAGAACCACTAGAGGACACTAAACCATCAGATCAAAAAGATAAGCAGAGAAAAGCAACTGAGGAGATAGGACCAGTACCACCAGAGGAGACCAAATCAGAGGAGACAGTAAGAGAGTCAACAGAAGAGAAAGGTTTAGAGCCACCAGAACAGACTAAACCAGAGTTTCCAAAGAAAGAATCACGAAAACCAACTGAGGAAACAGGTCAAGTGCTGCCACAGAAGACCAAACCGGAGGTTcaagagaagacacaaacagagGAAGCTACAGAGAAAGATCTAGAGTTACTTGATAAAGCCAAAGTGCCACTAAGAAGAGAGACATATGTAGGATTTTCCAAGGAAGATAGGCCAGAACCAGTCAAATCTAAGCATTCTGTAGACAAGGATCAGCTAGAGTTCTCTGACAATCAAACAAGAAAGTGGTCAGTAGAAGAAACCAAGAAAGCTAAAAGAGACTCTAAGTTTGGGTCTCTCACAGTAAGTGAAGTAGTCTCGATGAGTACAAGTTATGAGTTCTCCAAAAAACGTAATAAACTGCTTGAGATTACTGATACCAGTAGTGACCTCTACTCAAATGTCTCAGATTCTCAGAGGGATTTAAGAGAGTCTTTTGGTGAAACAGTTGAAGATTTGTACCCAGAGTTGAAGGAACTGGCacacaaagatgaagaagaaaccCCACCTAAAGAAAGTACTGAGCTACAATTTGAGTATCTTAAATGGAGCCCCGAGAAGGTTGCAGAGTGGATTAGCAAGCTAGGCTTTCCTCAGTACAAG GAGTGTTTTACCACCAACTTCATCAGTGGCCGAAAGCTCATTCATGTGAACTGCTCAAACCTCCCTCAGATGGGGATAACAGATTTTGAGGACATGAAG gagagaaaactgaggcccagaaaggtgaaGCAACTTCCACAAGATTAG
- the SAMD15 gene encoding sterile alpha motif domain-containing protein 15 isoform X3, with protein sequence MCVMAEVPEYYDSGPDEEDLKYEDLKPPRSFKTAQDGEADTTAEVGSALPVQIDQVPQPESEEEGAPENVHLHLKPTSMSEEEIPKESEIDLPSKTDPGMSQEAQSETLKEMEELFMDSHVLMHDKEEPGLESPEEATLDLREDVLIESAEETDQELLKETKEASISETRLELLEETKLEALEDSLTAQYKETGLEPPEQTKPEFTSEKSRKSIEETDLQPPEITTPEIPKEAQRKSSREKRTEPSEQAKPEFPEGKPIETEESGLEPPEETKPKVPQEIQRKSTEEKETEPPEQSKPEFSKEKPRKSTEEAGPEPPEETKTEIPEEDQRKSTEEKQTEPPQQTKSEFLNQKPTKSNEETQRKSTEEKVLEPLEETKSEFSEEKSRKPIKETGLEPSEKTKPQVQEETLRKSTVKKVLEPLEDTKPSDQKDKQRKATEEIGPVPPEETKSEETVRESTEEKGLEPPEQTKPEFPKKESRKPTEETGQVLPQKTKPEVQEKTQTEEATEKDLELLDKAKVPLRRETYVGFSKEDRPEPVKSKHSVDKDQLEFSDNQTRKWSVEETKKAKRDSKFGSLTVSEVVSMSTSYEFSKKRNKLLEITDTSSDLYSNVSDSQRDLRESFGETVEDLYPELKELAHKDEEETPPKESTELQFEYLKWSPEKVAEWISKLGFPQYKECFTTNFISGRKLIHVNCSNLPQMGITDFEDMKISA encoded by the exons ATGTGCGTCATGGCTGAAGTCCCAGAGTATTACGATTCAGGCCCGGATGAGGAAGACCTGAAGTATGAAGACCTCAAACCGCCTAGGTCTTTTAAAACGGCTCAAGATGGCGAAGCTGACACCACCGCAGAGGTGGGCTCGGCGCTACCTGTACAGATTGACCAAGTGCCACAGCCAGAATCGGAGGAAGAGGGGGCGCCAGAAAATGTACACCTACACCTAAAACCCACCAGCATGTCCGAGGAAGAGATTCCCAAGGAGTCAGAGATAGACCTTCCTAGCAAGACTGATCCAGGGATGTCCCAGGAGGCACAGTCAGAGACACTCAAAGAGATGGAAGAGCTTTTCATGGATTCGCATGTCCTTATGCATGATAAGGAAGAGCCAGGCTTAGAGTCACCAGAGGAAGCCACACTAGATCTTAGAGAGGATGTACTCATAGAGTCAGCTGAGGAAACAGATCAGGAGCTGCTAAAGGAGACCAAAGAGGCCTCAATCAGTGAGACTAGGTTAGAGTTGCTAGAAGAGACCAAACTGGAAGCTTTGGAGGATTCACTTACAGCACAATATAAAGAAACAGGTCTAGAACCTCCAGAGCAGACCAAGCCTGAATTTACAAGTGAGAAGTCAAGAAAATCAATTGAAGAGACAGATCTACAGCCACCAGAAATTACCACACCAGAGATTCcaaaggaagcacagagaaagtCATCAAGGGAGAAAAGGACTGAGCCATCTGAGCAGGCAAAACCAGAATTTCCAGAAGGAAAACCAATAGAAACTGAAGAGTCAggtctagagcctccagaagagaCTAAACCAAAGGTTCCACAAGAGATACAAAGAAAATCAactgaggagaaagagacagagccacCTGAACAGTCTAAACCGGAGTTTTCAAAGGAGAAACCAAGAAAGTCTACTGAGGAGGCAGGTCCAGAGCCCCCAGAAGAGACTAAAACAGAGATTCCAGAGGAGGACCAAAGAAAATCAACTgaggagaaacagacagagccTCCTCAGCAGACTAAATCAGAGTTTCTAAACCAGAAACCAACTAAGTCTAATGAAGAGACACAAAGGAAATCAACTGAGGAGAAAGTTCTAGAGCCACTAGAAGAGACCAAATCagaattttctgaggaaaaatcaagaaaaccaatcAAGGAAACAGGTCTAGAACCTTCAGAAAAGACCAAGCCACAAGTTCAAGAAGAGACACTGAGAAAATCAACAGTGAAGAAAGTTTTAGAACCACTAGAGGACACTAAACCATCAGATCAAAAAGATAAGCAGAGAAAAGCAACTGAGGAGATAGGACCAGTACCACCAGAGGAGACCAAATCAGAGGAGACAGTAAGAGAGTCAACAGAAGAGAAAGGTTTAGAGCCACCAGAACAGACTAAACCAGAGTTTCCAAAGAAAGAATCACGAAAACCAACTGAGGAAACAGGTCAAGTGCTGCCACAGAAGACCAAACCGGAGGTTcaagagaagacacaaacagagGAAGCTACAGAGAAAGATCTAGAGTTACTTGATAAAGCCAAAGTGCCACTAAGAAGAGAGACATATGTAGGATTTTCCAAGGAAGATAGGCCAGAACCAGTCAAATCTAAGCATTCTGTAGACAAGGATCAGCTAGAGTTCTCTGACAATCAAACAAGAAAGTGGTCAGTAGAAGAAACCAAGAAAGCTAAAAGAGACTCTAAGTTTGGGTCTCTCACAGTAAGTGAAGTAGTCTCGATGAGTACAAGTTATGAGTTCTCCAAAAAACGTAATAAACTGCTTGAGATTACTGATACCAGTAGTGACCTCTACTCAAATGTCTCAGATTCTCAGAGGGATTTAAGAGAGTCTTTTGGTGAAACAGTTGAAGATTTGTACCCAGAGTTGAAGGAACTGGCacacaaagatgaagaagaaaccCCACCTAAAGAAAGTACTGAGCTACAATTTGAGTATCTTAAATGGAGCCCCGAGAAGGTTGCAGAGTGGATTAGCAAGCTAGGCTTTCCTCAGTACAAG GAGTGTTTTACCACCAACTTCATCAGTGGCCGAAAGCTCATTCATGTGAACTGCTCAAACCTCCCTCAGATGGGGATAACAGATTTTGAGGACATGAAG
- the SAMD15 gene encoding sterile alpha motif domain-containing protein 15 isoform X1: MCVMAEVPEYYDSGPDEEDLKYEDLKPPRSFKTAQDGEADTTAEVGSALPVQIDQVPQPESEEEGAPENVHLHLKPTSMSEEEIPKESEIDLPSKTDPGMSQEAQSETLKEMEELFMDSHVLMHDKEEPGLESPEEATLDLREDVLIESAEETDQELLKETKEASISETRLELLEETKLEALEDSLTAQYKETGLEPPEQTKPEFTSEKSRKSIEETDLQPPEITTPEIPKEAQRKSSREKRTEPSEQAKPEFPEGKPIETEESGLEPPEETKPKVPQEIQRKSTEEKETEPPEQSKPEFSKEKPRKSTEEAGPEPPEETKTEIPEEDQRKSTEEKQTEPPQQTKSEFLNQKPTKSNEETQRKSTEEKVLEPLEETKSEFSEEKSRKPIKETGLEPSEKTKPQVQEETLRKSTVKKVLEPLEDTKPSDQKDKQRKATEEIGPVPPEETKSEETVRESTEEKGLEPPEQTKPEFPKKESRKPTEETGQVLPQKTKPEVQEKTQTEEATEKDLELLDKAKVPLRRETYVGFSKEDRPEPVKSKHSVDKDQLEFSDNQTRKWSVEETKKAKRDSKFGSLTVSEVVSMSTSYEFSKKRNKLLEITDTSSDLYSNVSDSQRDLRESFGETVEDLYPELKELAHKDEEETPPKESTELQFEYLKWSPEKVAEWISKLGFPQYKECFTTNFISGRKLIHVNCSNLPQMGITDFEDMKVISRHTRELLGTEEPLFRRTIALPYRDNIGLFLEQKGHTGVKSDSLTLSEFVQAAGLQDYAPKVTAPEKNKASYYTEP, translated from the exons ATGTGCGTCATGGCTGAAGTCCCAGAGTATTACGATTCAGGCCCGGATGAGGAAGACCTGAAGTATGAAGACCTCAAACCGCCTAGGTCTTTTAAAACGGCTCAAGATGGCGAAGCTGACACCACCGCAGAGGTGGGCTCGGCGCTACCTGTACAGATTGACCAAGTGCCACAGCCAGAATCGGAGGAAGAGGGGGCGCCAGAAAATGTACACCTACACCTAAAACCCACCAGCATGTCCGAGGAAGAGATTCCCAAGGAGTCAGAGATAGACCTTCCTAGCAAGACTGATCCAGGGATGTCCCAGGAGGCACAGTCAGAGACACTCAAAGAGATGGAAGAGCTTTTCATGGATTCGCATGTCCTTATGCATGATAAGGAAGAGCCAGGCTTAGAGTCACCAGAGGAAGCCACACTAGATCTTAGAGAGGATGTACTCATAGAGTCAGCTGAGGAAACAGATCAGGAGCTGCTAAAGGAGACCAAAGAGGCCTCAATCAGTGAGACTAGGTTAGAGTTGCTAGAAGAGACCAAACTGGAAGCTTTGGAGGATTCACTTACAGCACAATATAAAGAAACAGGTCTAGAACCTCCAGAGCAGACCAAGCCTGAATTTACAAGTGAGAAGTCAAGAAAATCAATTGAAGAGACAGATCTACAGCCACCAGAAATTACCACACCAGAGATTCcaaaggaagcacagagaaagtCATCAAGGGAGAAAAGGACTGAGCCATCTGAGCAGGCAAAACCAGAATTTCCAGAAGGAAAACCAATAGAAACTGAAGAGTCAggtctagagcctccagaagagaCTAAACCAAAGGTTCCACAAGAGATACAAAGAAAATCAactgaggagaaagagacagagccacCTGAACAGTCTAAACCGGAGTTTTCAAAGGAGAAACCAAGAAAGTCTACTGAGGAGGCAGGTCCAGAGCCCCCAGAAGAGACTAAAACAGAGATTCCAGAGGAGGACCAAAGAAAATCAACTgaggagaaacagacagagccTCCTCAGCAGACTAAATCAGAGTTTCTAAACCAGAAACCAACTAAGTCTAATGAAGAGACACAAAGGAAATCAACTGAGGAGAAAGTTCTAGAGCCACTAGAAGAGACCAAATCagaattttctgaggaaaaatcaagaaaaccaatcAAGGAAACAGGTCTAGAACCTTCAGAAAAGACCAAGCCACAAGTTCAAGAAGAGACACTGAGAAAATCAACAGTGAAGAAAGTTTTAGAACCACTAGAGGACACTAAACCATCAGATCAAAAAGATAAGCAGAGAAAAGCAACTGAGGAGATAGGACCAGTACCACCAGAGGAGACCAAATCAGAGGAGACAGTAAGAGAGTCAACAGAAGAGAAAGGTTTAGAGCCACCAGAACAGACTAAACCAGAGTTTCCAAAGAAAGAATCACGAAAACCAACTGAGGAAACAGGTCAAGTGCTGCCACAGAAGACCAAACCGGAGGTTcaagagaagacacaaacagagGAAGCTACAGAGAAAGATCTAGAGTTACTTGATAAAGCCAAAGTGCCACTAAGAAGAGAGACATATGTAGGATTTTCCAAGGAAGATAGGCCAGAACCAGTCAAATCTAAGCATTCTGTAGACAAGGATCAGCTAGAGTTCTCTGACAATCAAACAAGAAAGTGGTCAGTAGAAGAAACCAAGAAAGCTAAAAGAGACTCTAAGTTTGGGTCTCTCACAGTAAGTGAAGTAGTCTCGATGAGTACAAGTTATGAGTTCTCCAAAAAACGTAATAAACTGCTTGAGATTACTGATACCAGTAGTGACCTCTACTCAAATGTCTCAGATTCTCAGAGGGATTTAAGAGAGTCTTTTGGTGAAACAGTTGAAGATTTGTACCCAGAGTTGAAGGAACTGGCacacaaagatgaagaagaaaccCCACCTAAAGAAAGTACTGAGCTACAATTTGAGTATCTTAAATGGAGCCCCGAGAAGGTTGCAGAGTGGATTAGCAAGCTAGGCTTTCCTCAGTACAAG GAGTGTTTTACCACCAACTTCATCAGTGGCCGAAAGCTCATTCATGTGAACTGCTCAAACCTCCCTCAGATGGGGATAACAGATTTTGAGGACATGAAG